In one Rhopalosiphum padi isolate XX-2018 chromosome 3, ASM2088224v1, whole genome shotgun sequence genomic region, the following are encoded:
- the LOC132927424 gene encoding uncharacterized protein LOC132927424 isoform X2 codes for MIMDTTSTANIAQQQSPAYGLMKRGKRGAAALIAADCCNAAADTATIQQQQQDDGSGDAAAADSALTRCKLLDDMLDVLLNPYDAIGEWNNLDWLRWLMAGGKTLDEFSSAVKVYDYGTCCGLVWTANYVAYRCRTCSISPCMSLCGDCFKRGDHTGHDFNMFRSQAGGACDCGDTSVMKPDGFCRKHSSTNNIDGTSTSSNSGCKQPPADLLRVAERIMPRLLLRLVQYLRENSKIADSRASNTSHIPPGVASSAAAAAAAAAAGLPNPQQSLLLIDLDPFLGMLHDLGALGAAMRRVMTVSLTNERIYRWACDYYSSTGNFVNDSNIQQQQQQQQQTIYTIYTDKVRRYYAEAIHQYTTSTSSSSSSSSNRRRRRSNTRIGDVIHDSNSLSNSEDDDDDEDDEFGQDDWLVDGQNCTGRKNKLNHSSFLQEIVFWTVRYEFPQKMVCFLLNMLPDAAYKEALTEAFVMHYGCVARVLATTRDSDTLSNHIVHISVQLFSNEALATRMVDKLGLLRIMVSSLRRMMTKILIPSTLLDPMKNRHRVVDCSKAVMKEHCYWPLVSDLNNVLSHRPIAVKFMCDDRLLDSWFSYLSMFQGMNVNCRELGHHVEFEPNTYYAAFSAELEASAYPMWAMLSHLTSADTLSLSSRVLRACLKRLRKWLVDVGYYSNQNENRRFDDITSSTSNSIITSTNPVQRFDDRHQFTFHLPLHRYLAVFLCQAVRAQGAHIEDIIPRSNKENSAERDSLLIAIASHPVRAQSAFYEIMQGTWVRNGLQIKGQAMTYIQSNFCISMVDADIYLLQLCLSELSDANIFMSLILEKFKVYDWMHAVKNGGLPQVMDSEEYDAAPSMEGLLVFLATLIGVRTNLCSDEDYDYCQSQLEMVTLLCVSDKTHSQLMELMPERCGGIQTSATTTTSPINTSGDGASRNPPSLDQESPPSMRDFETVLQAVAEYKRPQFEASGNMQQGLYVPLAHVWKKLYDPVHVLLRAVHRRDFQSSMDRYTTFMRSIGVLKQNQNTWPPYRMPQKHHPAYRNPCRALLTKIFYAVVWHCLYRSTIYRDISEHTLSLLVYLLDQAWICYDNAPIDTSEFYNQEPMDTDPPTNQSASSSAALSKEYFFKESHFSPPKRRIKLILANPNSVPVTSKETTLLLLNHWYDHDNLALNFCTTITHVELPPPFTRYFFGGEATSATSNVTAASTMATNLFDYFTSSVAAAASVASSSSPITVPHNFEPGNSQQQPNVVPSLATIAGNEIPLPGSSIPTRPPFYSLNAAAAATSSTMADSALNRVKQRLQFLRPPPKTDSLTHEQHQSSSSSYDNVPIIDLTFPECPFEFLNDNETSILAIDKNTVIEVDDQQNSSVSVNESIISLLLKLHSQLSGEPDSYQPPVLSHQSTTSNNLIDGTMTSENDDIQEVPPCGDGAFFVGRLLDRIARRSKLCYDCILHTKKALWPIAVVLRETASRDDEERERRERKRRARDKQRQMMEEMARAQRAFLESARRSGDLDSTDTQLQSSSGTTSNMECDIPAPSVELSTSTACSSEAATTSMLANTIVEIDENSSSSNSTTTKESATNILGSDQHETTLTVDCVICNQTVSVQIEQQRQDPVGLVILVQGTNVLAHRRHIVSQPIISTNQYNVNNINTTEYQQQPLDTEKTTGLTNINNVENSCVVNNEQNYYHFWPALPPLNSHQHHQQSTSVVNDSKSLQQHSQPIVTTIADNYDATTYASHSDRRKRLMSQYFNNLDKADFEVGSLTTTTSATPIGGNVHVQTCGHHLHLRCWSSYLASLRGAQRFNADRGEYSCPLCRQLANSLMPLIPEVSIDQNQQQRGCAPINNIITTSAMSDAVSKLTELVKQQEYESPNPEPSSDAVCCSETSASVFFGDTENIVNRHPLHQNVNHHRFIDYFELNDEVHNINPAAGGEDEIDDNVGEEEDLDLDSEEDPLLSAVNRCVSDMISMTIVTAAAQTVSLPHTLISTQIEKMYKIRWHSVVSVAWTNIQVELVQRNNSLIEQLQQDQSSIHHGNNYYRRLNLFSTTAVNATDINGSNNYYNMLPKRNCIAPLLKVLRASARSLMAKYQTPDYNPISDVWYKLIGCDQPRQQLSNTYPPLMMRDPCSVLLQLVLLLPTLDRDLFDTLIKLTYNMQLYIAGLKVASTWNRNCKFNRQLYHRRRHHSGFNTRKISTKTEERTDGSTSAQMDLDDEHNNKLSSLSMDITEVDNTLPLTPLFSQVVALAKTIVFLSDDDETEIVNIGSIVNNDDEFMMHQEDEGVENVVSDEKLDRSIDASENDEENMLLLESYGRRSTLPFLRFAALLKKYINEDDDDNLEDHPEFTMSSSQLSNFNVEQNKQKEQLLDGQVRHSHKLSPPSVEVNYNVNFSSTNSSHHHQHWSKDDYEYLMLARYLKLLNNNEEAHEVSGHCEESYSYSCSIENNDNQNQNNYEKRQSMPLLPPSAMEAVIWPQWSYNTNDISNKISTTISRTWFTCFRESLTTKIPKATIIGENTTTIVSSAAAEIDPNSKATTSANIIMAARMLLFADCCDGGGVTDDTNAGILDSSRSLFPPINWTGPRLLKLPHLYDDVFQYYHGRACHRCHGVPRETSVCLVCGTVVCLKENCCKTNHIYEAVQHSLECGGGTGMFLVVTSSSVVVIRGKRACLWGSVYLDAFGEEDRELKRGKPLYLSAERYRLLEHQWLAHRFDHTNKKWVWHRDAL; via the exons ATGATAATGGACACTACGTCGACTGCTAATATTGCACAGCAGCAGTCGCCTGCTTATGGACTCATGAAACGAGGGAAACGTGGTGCAGCTGCACTCATTGCAGCTGATTGTTGTAATGCTGCAGCTGATACGGCTACCATCCAACAACAGCAGCAAGATGATGGTAGCGGAGATGCAGCTGCAGCTGATTCCGCTCTAACCCGTTGTAAATTACTGGACGATATGCTGGACGTGCTGCTTAATCCATACGATGCAATTGGCGAGTGGAATAATTTGGACTGGTTACGTTGGTTAATGGCCGGTGGTAAAACCCTAGATGAATTTAGTAGTGCag ttaAAGTATATGATTACGGCACATGTTGTGGCCTCGTTTGGACAGCCAATTATGTAGCATATAGATGTCGTACTTGTAGTATATCGCCTTGTATGTCTCTGTGTGGAGATTGTTTTAAGCGTGGTGATCATACAGGTCATGATTTCAATATGTTTCGTTCTCAAGCAGGAGGGGCATGTGATTGTGGAGATACGAGTGTAATGAAACCTGAtgg gtTTTGTCGTAAACATAGcagtacaaataatattgacgGTACTAGTACCAGCAGTAATAGTGGTTGTAAACAACCTCCAGCCGATTTGTTGAGGGTAGCTGAGAGAATAATGCCAAGACTTTTGTTACGACTTGTGCAGTATTTACGTGAAAACAG caaaattGCTGATTCTAGAGCAAGCAATACATCACATATACCACCAGGTGTTGCAAgttctgctgctgctgctgctgctgctgctgctgctggatTACCAAATCCGCAACAAAGTTTATTACTTATAGACTTAGACCCATTTTTGGGTATGTTACACGACCTTGGTGCTCTTGGAGCTGCTATGCGACGTGTCATGACTGTATCTTTGACCAATGAAAGA ataTACCGATGGGCATGTGATTACTACAGTAGCACTGGCAATTTTGTTAATGATTCTAAtatacaacaacaacagcagcagcaacaacagactatttatactatatacacagaTAAGGTGCGTCGTTATTATGCTGAAGCTATACATCAATACACTACCTCaacatcatcgtcgtcgtcatcatcaAGCAATCGTCGACGACGTCGTAGTAACACAAGGATTGGAGATGTTATACATGACAGTAATAGTCTTAGTAATTCTgaagacgacgacgatgatgaagATGATGAATTTGGACAag atgattGGCTCGTTGATGGTCAGAATTGTACTGGACGAAAGAACAAATTGAATCATTCCAGTTTTTTGCAAGAGATTGTTTTTTGGACTGTTCGATATGAGTTTCCTCAAAAGATGGTCTGCTTTCTGTTGAACATGTTGCCTGATGCGGCATACAAGGAAGCATTGACTGAAGCATTTGTTATGCATTATGGATGTGTTGCTCGTGTTTTGGCCACAACAAGAGATTCGGATACTCTTTCTAACCATATTGTTCACATTAGTGTTCAATTGTTTAGTAATGAAGCATTAGCTACACGCATGGTCGACAAATTAGGATTACTTAGAATAATGGTATCAAGCTTAAGGCGCATGATGACAAAAATACTGATACCTTCAACGTTACTTG atcCCATGAAAAACAGACACAGGGTTGTAGATTGTTCAAAGGCTGTTATGAAAGAGCATTGTTATTGGCCACTGGTCAGCGATCTAAACAATGTTTTATCGCATAGGCCAATTGCAGTTAAATTCATGTGTGATGACCGTTTATTAGATTCATggttttcatatttatcaatgttTCAAG GAATGAATGTTAATTGTCGAGAGTTGGGACATCATGTTGAATTTGAACCAAACACTTATTATGCTGCTTTTAGTGCTGAACTTGAAGCTAGTGCATATCCTATGTGGGCCATGCTGTCACATCTTACATCTGCTGACACTTTGTCGTTATCCTCTCGTGTGTTACGTGCTTGTCTTAAACGTCTCCGTAAATGGCTTGTAGATGTAGGTTACTACTCTAATCAGAATGAGAATCGGAGATTTGATGATATTACTTCCTCTACTAGTAACAGTATAATTACTAGCACGAACCCAGTTCAACGATTTGATGATCGCCATCAGTTCACTTTTCACTTGCCTTTGCACCGGTATTTGGCAGTATTTTTATGTCAAGCTGTGCGTGCACAAGGTGCTCATATTGAAGACATTATACCACGAAGCAATAAGGAAAATTCAGCTGAAAGAGACTCATTGTTAATAGCAATTGCTTCACATCCTGTACGCGCTCAATCAGCATTCTATGAAATTATGCAGGGTACATGGGTGCGTAATGGCCTACAAATTAAAGGTCAAGCTATGACGTATATCCAATCAAATTTTTGTATATCTATGGTAGATGCTGACATATATTTACTTCAACTTTGTCTATCTGAATTATCAGATGCCAACATATTCATGTCTTTAATATTGGAAAA gtttAAAGTGTATGATTGGATGCATGCAGTCAAAAATGGGGGATTACCTCAAGTAATGGATTCAGAAGAATATGATGCAGCACCTAGTATGGAAGGCTTATTAGTTTTCCTTGCTACTTTAATAGGTGTTCGTACCAATTTAT gttcTGATGAAGATTATGATTATTGTCAGTCACAATTAGAAATggttacattattatgtgtttcTGATAAAACACACAGTCAATTAATGGAACTAATGCCTGAGCGCTGTGGTGGTATTCAAACTAGCGCTACAACTACTACTAGTCCTATAAATACCAGTGGTGATGGTGCATCTCGAAATCCTCCCTCCCTTGACCAAGAATCTCCACCATCTATGCGGGATTTTGAAACTGTATTACAAGCt gTAGCAGAATATAAAAGACCTCAATTTGAAGCATCTGGTAACATGCAACAAGGACTGTATGTGCCTTTAGCACATGTCTGGAAAAAATTGTACGATCCAGTGCATGTCCTTTTAAGAGCTGTACATAGACGTGACTTCCAATCATCCATGGATCGTTACACAACTTT TATGCGTTCTATCGGAGTGCtgaaacaaaatcaaaatacttGGCCACCGTATAGGATGCCGCAAAAACACCATCCAGCGTATCGCAATCCTTGCAGAGCACTATTGACTAAGATATTTTATGCTGTGGTCTGGCATTGCTTATACCGTTCAACAATTTATCGAGATATTAGTGAACATACACTTAGTTTACTGGTCTATCTCCTTGACCAAGCATGGATATGTTATGATAACGCTCCCATTGACACTAGTGAATTTTATAATCAAGAACCAATGGATACAGATCCACCAACTAATCAGTCTGCATCATCATCAGCAGCTTTATCTAAAGAATATTTCTTTAAAGAGAGCCACTTTTCTCCACCAAAAAGAaggatcaaattaattttagcaaATCCTAATAGTGTACCAGTTACTTCTAAAGAAACAACACTCTTGCTATTGAATCATTGGTATGATCATGACAATTTGGCATTAAATTTTTGTACTACTATCACACATGTTGAGTTGCCACCCCCTTTCACTCGTTATTTTTTTGGTGGAGAAGCAACTAGTGCTACTTCTAATGTAACGGCTGCTTCAACAATGGCAaccaatttatttgattattttacatCATCTGTAGCAGCAGCTGCTTCTGTTGCTAGCTCTTCATCACCAATTACTGTTCCTCATAACTTTGAACCTg GTAACTCACAACAACAACCTAATGTTGTTCCATCCTTGGCTACAATAGCTGGAAATGAAATACCTCTACCTGGTTCTTCTATTCCTACACGTCCAcctttttatagtttaaatgctGCAGCAGCTGCTACATCTTCTACAATgg caGATTCTGCGTTAAATCGTGTTAAACAACGTTTGCAATTCTTACGTCCTCCACCAAAAACAGATTCGCTTACACATGAACAACATCagtcatcatcgtcatcatatGATAATGTGCCAATTATTGATCTTACCTTTCCTGAATGTCCATTTGAGTTTCTTAATGATAATGAAACATCAATATTGgcaattgataaaaat ACAGTGATAGAAGTTGATGATCAACAAAATTCATCGGTATCTGTAAATGAGAGTATCATTTCCTTGCTCTTAAAATTGCACTCACAGTTGTCGGGTGAACCAGATTCATATCAGCCGCCTGTATTATCACATCAATCAACcacttcaaataatttaattgacgGGACCATGACATCAGAAAATGATGATATCCAAGAAGTTCCGCCATGTGGTGATGGGGCATTTTTTGTAGGTCGTTTGTTAGATAGGATAGCTAGAAGGTCGAAATTATGTTATGATTGCATATTGCATACTAAAAAGGCTTTATGGCCAATCGCAGTAGTATTGCGAGAAACTGCTTCAAGGGATGATGAAGAGCGTGAGCGGCGGGAACGTAAACGCCGGGCCCGTGACAAGCAACGACAAATGATGGAGGAAATGGCACGAGCCCAACGTGCATTTCTTGAAAGTGCACGTCGCTCGGGAGATCTAGATTCTACTGATACACAATTACAATCTTCCAGTGGCACTACTTCAAACATGGAATGTGACATACCGGCTCCTTCTGTGGAGCTATCTACTTCAACTGCTTGTAGTAGTGAAGCAGCCACTACCTCGATGTTGGCAAATACTATAGTTGAAATAGATGaaaatagtagtagtagtaatagtactaCAACAAAAGAATCGGCAACTAATATTCTTGGATCTGATCAACACGAAACCACATTGACCGTAGATTGTGTGATTTGTAATCAAACTGTAAGTGTACAGATAGAGCAACAGCGTCAAGATCCAGTAGGATTAGTGATATTGGTTCAA ggTACAAACGTTTTAGCACATAGACGGCATATTGTTTCACAACCAATAATATCAACAAATCaatacaatgttaataatataaatactaccgAGTATCAGCAACAACCATTAGATACAGAAAAAACCACTGGTctcacaaatattaataatgttgagaatagTTGTGTAGTCAAcaatgaacaaaattattatcatttttggcCTGCTCTACCACCATTGAATTCGCATCAACATCACCAACAATCTACATCTGtagtaaatgattctaaatcACTGCAACAACATAGTCAACCAATTGTGACAACAATTGCTGATAATTACGATGCAACTACATATGCTTCACATTCTGATCGACGCAAACGTTTGAtgtcacaatattttaat aACTTGGATAAGGCTGATTTTGAAGTTGGATCTCTTACAACTACTACTAGTGCTACTCCAATTGGTGGTAATGTCCATGTACAAACCTGTGGTCATCATTTACATTTGAGGTGTTGGAGTTCATATCTTGCATCGTTACGTGGTGCTCAGCGTTTTAATGCAGACCG TGGTGAATATAGTTGTCCACTTTGTCGGCAATTAGCCAATTCTTTAATGCCATTAATACCAGAAGTTTCTATCGATCAAAACCAGCAACAACGAGGCTGTGCccctattaacaatattattaccacaAGTGCTATGTCTGATGCTGTGAGTAAATTGACAGAACTAGTAAAACAGCAAGAATATGAATCACCAAATCCAGAACCATCTAGTGATGCTGTTTGCTGCAGTGAAACATCAGCTTCTGTTTTCTTTGGTGATACAGAGAATATTGTTAATCGACATCCCTTGCATCAGAATGTTAATCACCAtcgttttattgattattttgag ttaaatgatgaagtacataatattaatcctGCTGCTGGTGGAGAAGATGAAATTGATGACAATGTAGGAGAGGAAGAAGATTTAGATTTAGACAGTGAAGAAGATCCTTTATTAAGTGCTGTTAATAGATGTGTGAGCGATATGATTTCTATGACTATAGTCACAGCTGCAGCTCAAACTGTATCATTGCCACACACATTGATATCAACtcaaatagaaaaaatgtacaaaataagaTGGCATAGTGTTGTATCTGTGGCTTGGACAAATATCCAAGTGGAATTGGTGCAGCGCAACAACAGTCTTATAGAACAACTGCAGCAAGATCAGTCATCAATACATcacggtaataattattatcgtcgaCTCAATTTGTTTTCTACTACTGCAGTTAATGCTACAGACATTAATGGcagcaataattattacaacatgCTACCCAAGCGCaattgtatag CACCATTGTTAAAAGTATTGCGTGCGAGTGCTCGGTCTTTGATGGCCAAATACCAAACTCCCGATTATAATCCCATTAGTGATGTATGGTACAAATTAATTGGTTGCGATCAGCCTCGACAACAATTAAGCAATACTTATCCACCATTAATGATGCGTGATCCATGCTCTGTACTCTTACAACTTGTTTTGTTATTACCTACTCTAGACCGTG ATTTGTTTGATACATTAATCAAACTCACTTACAACATGCAATTGTATATAGCTGGGTTGAAAGTCGCCTCTACATGGAATCGTAACTGTAAATTCAACCGCCAACTTTATCACCGCCGACGACATCACAGTGGTTTCAATACaagaaaaatatcaacaaaaactGAAGAAAGAACTGATGGAAGCACTAGTGCTCAGATGGATTTAGATGatgaacacaataataaattatcatcattgTCTATGGATATAACCGAAGTTGACAATACACTACCATTAACACCTTTATTTTCACAAGTTGTAGCTTTAGCCAAAACAATAGTGTTTTTATCGGATGATGATGAAACGGAAATAGTCAACATTGGTTCAATagttaataatgatgatgaattTATGATGCACCAAGAAGATGAAGGTGTTGAAAATGTTGTTAGTGATGAAAAACTTGACAGGTCAATAGATGCTTCAGAAAATGACGAAGAAAATATGTTGCTTCTAGAATCTTATGGAAGACGAAGTACACTGCCATTTTTGCGGTTTGCTGctctattgaaaaaatatattaatgaagatgatgatgataatcTAGAAGACCACCCAGAATTCACAATGTCATCGTCACAACttagtaattttaatgtagaacaaaacaaacaaaaagaaCAACTATTGGATGGCCAAGTGCGTCATAGCCATAAACTTTCACCACCATCGGTTGAAGTTAACTACAACGTCAATTTTTCTAGTACAAATTCTTCTCATCATCATCAACATTGGTCAAAAGACGATTATGAATACCTAATGCTCGCTCGGTatctaaaactattaaataataatgaagaaGCTCATGAGGTCAGTGGTCATTGTGAAGAAAGCTATAGCTACAGTTGTTCCATTGAAAATAACGACAATCAAAATCAGAACAACTATGAAAAAAGACAAAGTATGCCATTGCTGCCACCGTCTGCCATGGAAGCTGTCATTTGGCCACAATGGTCATATAATACCAacgatataagtaataaaatttcaaCAACTATTTCTCGTACATGGTTTACATGTTTTCGTGAATCATTGACTACCAAAATACCTAAAGCCACTATCATCGGTGAAAATACTACTACCATTGTTTCTTCTGCTGCTGCTGAAATTGATCCAAATTCAAAAGCCACCACTTCAGCTAATATCATAATGGCTGCACGTATGTTACTTTTTGCTGACTGCTGTGATGGTGGTGGTGTCACTGATGACACCAACGCTGGTATCTTAGATAGCAGCCGTAGTTTATTCCCACCAATCAATTGGACGGGACCTCGATTGTTGAAGCTGCCACATCTATATGATGATGTTTTCCAGTACTATCATGGTAGGGCCTGTCATCGGTGTCATGGTGTGCCACGAGAGACTAGCGTGTGTTTGGTTTGTGGTACTGTGGTATGCCTGAAAGAAAATTGTTGTAAAACAAATCACATTTACGAAGCAGTACAA CACTCATTGGAATGTGGCGGTGGTACAGGTATGTTCTTAGTTGTGACTTCAAGTTCCGTTGTAGTAATTCGTGGCAAACGAGCATGTCTTTGGGGATCTGTTTACCTGGATGCATTTGGTGAAGAAGATCGGGAACTcaa ACGTGGAAAACCATTATATCTAAGTGCAGAACGATACAGACTGTTGGAACATCAGTGGTTGGCGCATAGATTTGATCACACTAATAAGAAATGGGTATGGCACAGAGATGcgttgtaa